One region of Salinirubrum litoreum genomic DNA includes:
- a CDS encoding RNA-guided endonuclease InsQ/TnpB family protein: MDVRRTAVVKLTVSDEQRDALHRTAEQYLYCANRTADYCWSDTSYTECKTNKRNVRDALYSKLRKETDIQAQLVQAAINRAVEATKACVKRWKKGQRVSQPTFTAETMGYDTRSATFYRNKVSLATVAGRVEPSFVLPANSPTPYERYVLSESYEFRESTLRYDATTDEFYLNISTRRLDGDAEVSRDTGHPDQTVLGIDLGVNSLAVSSTGTFWQGDDYDHWTLEFEKRRGAMQQRGTQAAHNALLRLGKRERAWRKQYIHTVANEIVEEAVEHDCDVIVFEDLTDIRERVPQAKWHHIWAFRRLFEYVEYKATEKGVSVEQVEPNHTSQRCSRMDCGFTHDGNRHGEHFCCQKCGYEVNADYNGAKNIGLRYARKRTHRLRSSPKSKSGDARVDVRVNGGTLNGESHRPIAGD; this comes from the coding sequence ATGGACGTGCGTCGAACTGCTGTCGTGAAACTCACCGTTTCTGACGAGCAACGCGACGCACTCCACCGAACCGCCGAGCAATACCTGTACTGCGCGAACCGAACCGCCGACTACTGTTGGTCTGATACCTCTTACACCGAGTGTAAGACCAACAAACGGAACGTTCGTGATGCGCTCTACTCCAAACTTCGCAAGGAGACAGACATACAGGCCCAACTTGTCCAAGCCGCTATCAATCGCGCCGTCGAAGCCACCAAAGCGTGTGTCAAACGGTGGAAAAAGGGACAGCGCGTCTCTCAACCGACGTTCACCGCCGAAACGATGGGTTACGACACGCGAAGCGCGACGTTCTACCGCAACAAGGTGTCGCTGGCAACCGTTGCGGGCCGAGTCGAACCGTCGTTCGTCCTCCCAGCAAACAGCCCGACACCATACGAGCGGTACGTTCTCTCCGAGAGTTATGAGTTCCGTGAGAGTACACTTCGGTACGATGCGACAACCGACGAGTTCTACCTCAACATCTCGACGCGGCGGTTAGACGGCGACGCAGAGGTTTCGAGAGATACCGGGCACCCCGACCAAACGGTCCTCGGTATCGACCTCGGCGTCAATAGCCTTGCTGTGTCCTCAACCGGCACGTTCTGGCAAGGAGACGACTACGACCACTGGACTCTGGAATTCGAGAAGCGGCGTGGAGCGATGCAACAGCGCGGCACGCAAGCCGCACACAACGCTCTACTTCGGCTCGGCAAGCGTGAAAGAGCGTGGCGCAAACAGTACATCCACACCGTCGCCAATGAAATCGTTGAGGAGGCCGTCGAACACGACTGCGACGTAATCGTGTTCGAGGACTTGACCGACATTCGTGAGCGGGTTCCGCAGGCGAAGTGGCACCATATCTGGGCGTTTCGACGCTTATTCGAGTACGTCGAGTACAAGGCCACCGAGAAAGGCGTCTCCGTGGAGCAAGTTGAACCGAACCACACGTCTCAACGCTGTTCTCGAATGGACTGTGGCTTCACGCATGACGGCAACCGCCACGGCGAACACTTCTGTTGCCAGAAGTGTGGGTATGAGGTGAACGCGGATTACAACGGTGCGAAGAACATCGGGCTACGGTACGCTCGGAAGCGGACACACAGACTCCGGTCCTCGCCCAAGTCGAAGAGCGGAGACGCACGAGTAGACGTGCGTGTGAATGGTGGGACGCTGAACGGTGAGAGTCACCGGCCTATTGCCGGCGACTGA
- a CDS encoding Rieske (2Fe-2S) protein produces the protein MLGGTELVDLADVPEVGSFLFSVRDVRGNRDEAILVRCDDPEAAVPEGAVVDDAGDDSADADGGESTDSDSLPVAVEAWINRCPHEDQRLDRGVGAGAAMRDGQIVCPKHGSMFDSCSGYCDNGEAKGTELVPLAIEIEDGAVWLTDDDYRFDSVGGLDDDDDDMPDSTSHIGF, from the coding sequence ATGCTCGGCGGTACCGAACTCGTCGACCTCGCGGACGTCCCCGAGGTCGGCTCGTTCCTGTTCAGCGTCCGTGACGTGCGTGGCAATCGCGACGAGGCGATCCTCGTCAGGTGTGACGACCCCGAGGCGGCAGTCCCGGAGGGTGCGGTCGTCGACGACGCGGGCGACGATTCGGCAGACGCGGACGGCGGTGAATCGACCGACTCCGACAGCCTGCCGGTCGCAGTCGAGGCGTGGATCAACCGCTGTCCACACGAGGACCAGCGACTCGACCGCGGTGTCGGCGCGGGCGCGGCGATGCGGGATGGCCAGATCGTCTGCCCGAAACACGGGTCGATGTTCGACTCGTGTTCGGGGTACTGTGACAACGGCGAGGCGAAGGGCACCGAACTCGTGCCACTGGCGATCGAGATCGAAGACGGCGCGGTGTGGCTGACCGACGACGACTATCGCTTCGATTCGGTCGGCGGGTTGGACGACGATGACGACGACATGCCCGACTCGACCTCGCACATCGGCTTTTGA